A genome region from Carassius gibelio isolate Cgi1373 ecotype wild population from Czech Republic chromosome A23, carGib1.2-hapl.c, whole genome shotgun sequence includes the following:
- the LOC127944781 gene encoding uncharacterized protein LOC127944781: protein MPEVTSTRSDRLTSKGIMFLCNTTAIKDWSYFLSQILPLVNKSAGFVHQSMDRVEAVTSTMVTALEPDLSGMSASHPPLNSNHTSGLEHVFQYSYSESDQEYTDDKTPPRDSILLPKAVLYLVMAALVVVAVAYAIVGHLLKDLVHEFAEWVFGPRSDNRRSKSEVNCISSSMNEMRELSHPVDMRCIAYNHSDCQSAIKPEELVVTIDETSQLPCEASSGT, encoded by the exons ATGCCGGAGGTCACGTCCACCAGAAGTGATAGGCTAACATCCAAAGGCATTATGTTTTTATGCAACACCACAGCCATCAAGGACTGGAGCTATTTCCTTTCTCAAATCTTGCCTCTTGTGAATAAATCGGCGGGATTTGTTCATCAGAGTATGGATCGGGTGGAGGCGGTGACGAGCACCATGGTGACGGCTCTGGAGCCTGACCTGAGCGGCATGAGCGCCAGTCACCCGCCGCTCAACTCCAACCACACGTCCGGTTTGGAGCACGTCTTTCAGTACTCGTACTCCGAGAGCGACCAGGAGTACACGGACGACAAGACGCCGCCGAGGGACTCGATACTGCTGCCCAAGGCGGTGCTGTACCTGGTCATGGCGGCGCTTGTGGTAGTGGCTGTGGCTTACGCTATAGTGGGGCACCTGTTGAAGGATCTCGTGCATGAGTTCGCGG AGTGGGTGTTTGGGCCCCGTTCAGACAACCGCAGGAGCAAGAGTGAGGTGAACTGCATCAGCAGCAGCATGAATGAAATGAGGGAACTCTCACATCCAGTGGACATGCGCTGCATTGCGTACAATCACTCCGACTGCCAAAGCGCCATTAAGCCTGAAGAACTGGTGGTCACCATCGATGAGACCTCGCAGCTACCTTGTGAAGCTTCCAGTGGGACCTAA
- the LOC127944776 gene encoding cytochrome P450 2J4, with product MASVLSQLMGQWMDVQGLLIFLCVLLLVKHLRDVLTNNMPPGPFPLPLIGNLLNVGFSDPMGSFQRIAERYGDVSTLYLGNKPCILLTGYESFKEAFVEQADIFPDRPYFPVNDRISKGKGLFMSSGHMWRHQRRFALATLKYFGVGKKTLENFILQECRFLCDSIQTERGLPFDPQHFVTDAVANIICGLVFGHRFEYDDHKFHLMQKYLDDLLQLPISNWGRLYNQFPTLMSMLPGKHQTAFASIPKLQPFLQEEIRKHKEDRDPSNPRDYIDCYLEEIEKCKDIEAEFTEENLMFCVVDLFGAGTETTANTLRWALLFMVKYPEVQEKVQSEIDQVIGQTRQPMMDDRTNLPYTYAVIHEIQRFANIVTFTPPRVANKDTTVGGRLIPKGVLVLPLLKSILQDKNEYSTPHEFNPAHFLDENGKFLKKDSFIPFSIGKRMCPGEQLARMELFLFFTSLMQCFTFLPLEGRMLSLKGTIGVLACPEPFQIRAVPRQCRF from the exons ATGGCGTCAGTGCTGTCACAGCTAATGGGGCAGTGGATGGATGTTCAGGGTCTCCTGATATTTCTGTGTGTGCTTCTGCTGGTGAAACACCTGCGAGATGTTCTTACAAACAACATGCCACCAGGACCTTTCCCTCTGCCTTTGATTGGAAATTTACTGAATGTAGGCTTTAGTGATCCAATGGGCTCCTTTCAGAGG ATTGCTGAGAGGTATGGAGATGTGAGCACATTGTATCTGGGAAACAAACCGTGCATCCTGCTCACTGGATACGAGAGTTTCAAAGAGGCGTTTGTGGAGCAGGCGGACATTTTCCCAGACCGGCCGTACTTCCCTGTGAATGACAGGATAAGTAAAGGGAAAG GTCTGTTTATGTCCAGTGGGCACATGTGGCGTCATCAGAGGCGTTTTGCTCTGGCAACACTTAAATACTTTGGTGTGGGGAAGAAAACTCTAGAAAACTTCATCCTGCAGGAGTGTCGCTTTCTCTGTGACTCTATACAGACTGAACGAG GTTTGCCCTTCGACCCTCAGCATTTTGTGACCGATGCAGTGGCTAATATAATCTGTGGGTTGGTGTTTGGTCACAGGTTTGAGTATGATGACCATAAATTTCATCTGATGCAGAAGTATTTAgatgacttattacagcttcccATCTCAAACTGGGGTCGG TTGTATAATCAGTTTCCCACCCTCATGTCGATGCTGCCAGGAAAACATCAGACGGCATTCGCCAGCATACCTAAGCTTCAGCCCTTCCTGCAGGAGGaaatcagaaaacacaaggaagatAGAGACCCGTCCAACCCCAGAGACTACATCGACTGTTATCTGGAGGAGATTGAGAAG TGTAAGGACATTGAGGCGGAGTTCACTGAGGAAAACCTGATGTTTTGTGTGGTGGATCTGTTTGGAGCAGGAACAGAAACCACCGCTAACACACTCCGATGGGCTTTACTCTTCATGGTCAAGTACCCAGAAGTACAAG AGAAAGTCCAGTCTGAGATTGATCAGGTGATTGGACAGACACGCCAACCAATGATGGATGACCGGACGAATCTACCGTACACCTACGCAGTGATCCATGAAATTCAGAGGTTCGCTAACATTGTTACCTTTACGCCTCCCAGAGTGGCCAACAAGGACACAACAGTAGGAGGACGTCTCATCCCGAag GGTGTGTTAGTGTTGCCGTTGCTTAAGTCGATCCTGCAGGATAAGAATGAGTACAGCACCCCCCATGAATTCAATCCTGCTCACTTTCTGGATGAAAATGGCAAATTTTTGAAGAAAGACAGTTTCATCCCTTTTTCAATAG GTAAGAGGATGTGTCCAGGTGAGCAGCTCGCTCGTATggagctcttcctcttcttcacGTCTCTGATGCAGTGTTTCACCTTCCTGCCTCTTGAAGGACGAATGTTGAGTCTGAAAGGAACTATAGGCGTCTTGGCTTGTCCTGAACCCTTCCAGATACGTGCTGTGCCTCGACAGTGTAGATTCTAA